From a single Natronocella acetinitrilica genomic region:
- a CDS encoding sigma-54-dependent transcriptional regulator, producing the protein MASVLIIEDEDIIRNALTRLLERHDYSVASAPSVEEAGDAHDLTSFDVIIADLRLPGASGMEVMRLAPGVATIIMTSYASVRSAVEAMKCGALDYIAKPFDNDELLLAVRRAVKEGRLERQNAALKADLSRDYPVAGIIGDCVPMKRVFERIAKVAPTDTSVLILGESGTGKELVARALHERSRRADGPMIAVNCAAIPDSLIEAELFGHEKGAFTGAVGMRQGLVEAAHGGTLFLDEIGELPLPAQARLLRVLQEGEIRRVGASVSRRVDVRLIAATHRDLGQLVADGAFRDDLYFRINVMEICLPALRERGDDIVDLARYLLERTYKRLKSPPLRFSQETVRCLTRYPWPGNVRELENAIERAVILADSAVITPELMALPDRQDQPREPGRRTAPDLSLEDYFRQFVLEHQDSATETELARRLGISRKALWEKRQRLGIPRPRQRSVDA; encoded by the coding sequence ATGGCGAGCGTACTGATCATCGAGGACGAGGACATCATCCGCAACGCCCTGACGCGACTGCTGGAGCGCCACGATTACTCCGTGGCCTCGGCTCCCTCAGTCGAGGAGGCGGGCGACGCCCATGACCTGACAAGCTTTGACGTCATCATCGCGGACCTGCGCCTGCCCGGCGCGTCCGGCATGGAGGTCATGCGCCTCGCTCCCGGCGTGGCCACCATCATCATGACCAGTTACGCCAGCGTACGCTCCGCCGTTGAGGCAATGAAGTGCGGCGCACTGGACTATATCGCCAAACCCTTCGACAACGACGAGTTGCTGCTGGCGGTGCGCCGCGCCGTCAAGGAGGGCCGCCTCGAGCGACAGAACGCGGCGCTCAAGGCAGATTTGAGCCGTGACTACCCGGTGGCCGGGATCATCGGTGACTGCGTCCCCATGAAACGCGTCTTCGAGCGCATCGCCAAGGTTGCTCCCACCGATACCAGCGTGCTGATACTGGGAGAATCCGGAACCGGCAAGGAACTGGTCGCCCGGGCCCTGCACGAGCGGAGCCGGCGGGCAGACGGACCAATGATTGCGGTGAACTGCGCGGCCATCCCGGATTCACTGATCGAGGCCGAACTGTTCGGTCACGAGAAGGGCGCGTTTACCGGCGCGGTTGGCATGCGACAGGGCCTGGTGGAAGCGGCCCATGGCGGCACCCTGTTCCTCGACGAAATAGGAGAGCTGCCACTCCCGGCCCAGGCGCGTCTGCTGCGGGTGCTGCAGGAAGGCGAGATTCGCCGTGTCGGTGCATCCGTATCGCGGCGCGTTGATGTGCGCTTGATTGCCGCTACCCATCGTGACCTGGGTCAGTTGGTGGCCGATGGTGCGTTCCGTGACGATCTCTACTTCCGGATCAACGTCATGGAGATCTGCCTGCCGGCGCTTCGGGAGCGCGGCGATGACATCGTGGATCTTGCCCGCTACCTGCTGGAGCGCACCTATAAGCGGCTGAAAAGCCCACCACTGCGCTTCAGCCAGGAAACAGTCCGTTGCCTGACCCGCTACCCCTGGCCGGGCAACGTGCGGGAGCTGGAGAATGCCATCGAGCGTGCGGTGATCCTGGCCGACAGTGCCGTGATCACGCCGGAACTCATGGCCCTGCCGGACCGCCAGGACCAGCCCCGGGAGCCAGGCCGACGCACCGCACCGGATCTCTCGCTGGAGGATTATTTCCGCCAGTTCGTGCTCGAACATCAGGACTCCGCGACGGAGACCGAGTTGGCCAGACGCCTCGGCATCAGCCGCAAGGCATTGTGGGAGAAGCGGCAGCGGCTCGGCATACCGCGCCCGAGACAACGCTCGGTGGACGCCTGA
- a CDS encoding response regulator transcription factor, whose amino-acid sequence MSKRILIADDEPNIVLSLEFLMKRCGYEVLTADNGDAALDLVESEKPDLVLLDVMMPKKDGYQVCQSIRERTELDHVRIIMLTARGRDVEREKGISLGADDYVTKPFSTQEVVNKVQQLLGE is encoded by the coding sequence ATGTCCAAGCGCATTCTCATCGCCGACGATGAGCCCAATATCGTGCTGTCACTGGAATTCCTCATGAAGCGCTGCGGCTACGAAGTGCTCACGGCGGACAACGGCGATGCAGCCCTGGATCTGGTGGAGTCGGAGAAACCTGACCTGGTGCTGCTCGACGTGATGATGCCAAAGAAGGATGGCTACCAGGTCTGTCAGTCCATCCGCGAGCGCACGGAACTCGATCATGTGCGCATCATCATGCTCACGGCACGGGGTCGGGACGTGGAGCGAGAGAAAGGTATCTCGCTGGGTGCGGACGACTATGTGACCAAACCGTTTTCCACCCAGGAGGTGGTGAACAAGGTCCAGCAATTGCTGGGTGAATGA
- a CDS encoding sodium:solute symporter family protein has product MEAKAIWLFIFVALYWGYCIFWGVKSALAAKTASDYFVAGRSISMWVFILAATATSFSGWTFVGHPGSIYAEGLQYAYASFYAITIPFTGLLFLKRQWMIGKRWGYVTPGEMFSHYFNSEAIRILVVLVALIFSIPYVGIQLRASGFLFNVLTDGWLGVEVGMWMLSAVVLLYVASGGLRAVAYVDAAQCILLAGGIVIIGCVAMYNVGGWGVFTDGLAAFTLTDTNRTPDGYSGYIAVPGVIQWVSAGPSAQGGPWTGIMILTYMFALMGIQSSPAFTMWSFSNHNPKPFAPQQVWASSFGIGLILFTFTAFQGVGGHLLGGDPEFAQDNPEIVTNPVLQRGIIATQNPELTWAEVDERVQAGLDAIQRGESPDTWIALRDAGGDGALVPQLIALLGEAAPWLVGLLAVCALAAMQSTGAAYMSTAGGMLTRDILKRYIMPNADHKVQKFAGRLGVLFITGAALTTATVATDALVLLGGLAVAYGFQMWPALIAICFWPWLTRQGVVLGLIAGLIAVSLTENVGINLLGIEAWGRWPLTIHSAGWGILFNLGIAIAVSAVTQNKAETEHRMQIHNFLREHASVPEAKRHLIPIGWILALTWFFFGIGPGAVIGNWIFGNPNDPATWMFFGLPSIWTWQLLWWALGVFMMWFLAYKLHMSTVPDREVEVLVEDIDALKTDSRAST; this is encoded by the coding sequence ATGGAAGCGAAAGCCATATGGCTCTTCATCTTCGTCGCCCTCTATTGGGGCTACTGCATATTCTGGGGTGTCAAGAGTGCACTAGCTGCAAAGACGGCGAGCGATTACTTCGTTGCGGGGCGCAGCATCTCCATGTGGGTGTTTATCCTCGCGGCTACGGCCACATCGTTCTCGGGGTGGACCTTCGTCGGTCATCCAGGCTCGATTTACGCGGAAGGCCTGCAATACGCCTACGCGTCCTTCTACGCCATCACCATCCCCTTCACCGGGCTGCTATTCCTGAAGCGACAGTGGATGATCGGCAAGCGCTGGGGCTATGTGACACCCGGCGAAATGTTCAGCCACTACTTCAATTCGGAAGCGATTCGAATCCTCGTTGTGCTGGTGGCGCTGATTTTCTCCATACCCTACGTGGGGATTCAGCTCCGGGCATCGGGCTTCCTCTTCAACGTGCTCACTGACGGTTGGCTCGGTGTCGAGGTCGGCATGTGGATGCTTTCCGCCGTGGTGCTCCTGTACGTGGCATCCGGGGGCCTGAGGGCCGTGGCCTACGTGGATGCGGCGCAATGCATCCTGCTTGCAGGCGGCATCGTCATCATCGGTTGCGTGGCCATGTACAACGTGGGGGGCTGGGGTGTCTTCACCGACGGCCTGGCGGCCTTCACCCTGACCGATACCAACCGCACACCGGACGGCTACAGCGGTTATATCGCAGTGCCTGGCGTGATTCAGTGGGTGAGTGCAGGGCCATCGGCGCAAGGCGGGCCATGGACCGGCATCATGATTCTCACCTACATGTTCGCGCTGATGGGTATCCAGTCCTCGCCGGCGTTCACCATGTGGTCGTTCTCCAACCACAATCCGAAGCCGTTCGCTCCGCAGCAGGTCTGGGCGTCGTCCTTCGGCATCGGCCTGATCCTGTTCACGTTCACGGCTTTCCAGGGCGTTGGTGGCCATCTGCTGGGCGGTGATCCCGAGTTTGCCCAGGATAACCCGGAAATCGTCACCAACCCTGTTCTGCAGCGCGGCATCATCGCCACGCAGAATCCGGAGCTGACCTGGGCAGAGGTGGACGAGCGGGTGCAGGCGGGGCTTGATGCAATCCAGCGCGGTGAATCACCGGATACCTGGATTGCCCTGCGGGACGCCGGTGGTGACGGGGCTCTGGTACCGCAGCTGATCGCCCTGCTGGGTGAAGCGGCGCCCTGGCTGGTGGGCCTATTGGCTGTGTGTGCGCTGGCGGCCATGCAGTCCACCGGCGCAGCCTACATGTCCACGGCCGGGGGTATGCTCACACGCGACATACTCAAGCGCTACATCATGCCCAATGCCGATCACAAGGTGCAGAAGTTTGCCGGGCGGCTGGGGGTGTTATTCATCACCGGGGCCGCATTGACAACGGCAACCGTTGCGACGGATGCATTGGTGTTGCTGGGTGGCCTGGCGGTGGCTTATGGCTTCCAGATGTGGCCGGCGTTGATTGCCATCTGCTTCTGGCCCTGGCTGACCCGCCAGGGGGTCGTCCTCGGTCTGATCGCCGGGCTGATTGCAGTGAGCCTGACCGAGAACGTGGGCATTAATCTGCTGGGCATCGAGGCCTGGGGCCGCTGGCCGCTGACGATTCACTCGGCTGGTTGGGGCATCCTCTTCAACCTGGGTATTGCCATTGCAGTATCGGCGGTCACCCAGAACAAGGCCGAGACCGAGCATCGCATGCAGATCCACAACTTCCTGCGTGAGCATGCGAGTGTTCCTGAAGCCAAGCGGCACCTGATCCCCATCGGCTGGATCCTGGCGCTGACCTGGTTCTTCTTCGGCATCGGCCCGGGTGCGGTGATCGGCAACTGGATCTTTGGCAACCCGAATGATCCGGCCACCTGGATGTTCTTCGGTCTGCCCTCGATCTGGACCTGGCAGCTGCTGTGGTGGGCGCTGGGCGTCTTCATGATGTGGTTCCTGGCCTACAAGCTGCACATGTCGACTGTGCCGGATCGGGAGGTCGAGGTCCTGGTCGAGGATATTGATGCGCTCAAGACCGACAGCAGAGCGTCGACCTGA
- a CDS encoding putative nucleotidyltransferase substrate binding domain-containing protein — translation MSSEEEALEQLARCPVFRDLDRQALLQLLVSGRIECLANATVVDLARPDQCLRILYAGAVELRGEGQRRERGGPGLMLGLDAYLDQPPSHKDAEILREARVLTIPFDELRRLEETQPSLSGLFDGIITERIRNRNEEDNAPPRGVMAQPVSRVMTSPLVCSTATQTLRQAFETMRSRKIGSLGVTNGSGGLEGVATLASLTEAALSDDSNADAPLTRACRGVAIVAPDTPLWEAERLQKRKGMKYLVVMDGERPLGMVSQTNILSALLSQQDFSHNWIEQAGSLCRLAELRREAGNVARDAWERNRDANRAVRLLSDFHLAIQRRCVELTLEQLREDGPGEPPRGYALIIMGSGGRREMLLNPDQDNGIIIDDRDGPLSEPESDWFKRFCHAVNENLATAGYILCPGNIMARNPDYHHTLGEWQTVLQRICERPNQTHGRWANIFFDFSLLHGDTHLCEKLWQHSLDTLAKESRLLRFMAADDAEGRPALGWFNRLVTADDERRKGRVDVKRNGLRLICDAARIFALGAGLSETGTIERLRALVRQGTLSPDFADSVTAAHEQFMDLLFSHQLEQVEQGIEPDKLIDPSRLNALSRESLRMAMHAVKRFQDRLQGQYSP, via the coding sequence ATGAGTTCAGAAGAAGAAGCGCTGGAACAATTGGCCAGATGCCCCGTGTTCCGCGATCTCGACCGGCAGGCGCTGTTGCAGTTGCTTGTGTCGGGGCGCATCGAATGTCTGGCGAATGCAACCGTGGTCGATCTGGCGCGACCGGATCAATGTCTGCGCATTCTCTACGCCGGCGCGGTGGAGCTGCGGGGCGAAGGACAGCGGCGAGAGCGTGGAGGTCCCGGTTTGATGCTGGGCCTGGATGCTTATCTGGACCAACCCCCATCCCACAAAGATGCAGAAATCCTGCGCGAGGCGCGGGTGCTGACCATCCCGTTTGACGAACTCCGCCGGCTGGAGGAGACCCAGCCATCTCTGTCGGGTTTGTTCGACGGCATCATCACCGAGCGAATACGCAACCGCAACGAAGAAGACAATGCACCGCCGCGGGGCGTGATGGCACAACCGGTGTCACGCGTCATGACCTCACCACTGGTCTGCTCTACGGCGACGCAGACATTGCGGCAGGCTTTCGAGACCATGCGCAGCCGCAAGATCGGCAGCCTGGGCGTCACCAATGGCAGCGGCGGCCTGGAAGGGGTGGCAACGCTCGCAAGCCTCACGGAGGCAGCACTGTCCGATGACAGCAATGCCGATGCGCCGTTGACGCGGGCTTGCCGGGGAGTCGCCATCGTGGCGCCGGACACACCCCTGTGGGAGGCGGAGCGCCTACAGAAGCGCAAGGGGATGAAATACCTGGTGGTCATGGACGGCGAACGTCCGTTGGGCATGGTATCCCAGACCAATATCCTCAGTGCATTGCTGTCGCAACAGGACTTCAGCCACAACTGGATCGAACAGGCCGGAAGCCTGTGTCGGCTGGCCGAGCTTCGCCGCGAGGCGGGCAATGTGGCCAGGGACGCCTGGGAGCGTAACCGGGACGCCAACCGCGCCGTGCGCCTGTTGAGCGACTTCCATCTGGCGATCCAGCGGCGTTGTGTGGAACTCACACTGGAGCAACTGCGGGAAGATGGTCCCGGGGAGCCGCCACGCGGCTATGCGCTGATCATCATGGGGTCCGGGGGACGCCGCGAAATGCTGCTCAATCCGGACCAGGACAACGGGATCATCATTGACGATCGCGACGGCCCGCTGTCGGAACCGGAATCAGACTGGTTCAAGCGGTTCTGTCACGCCGTCAACGAGAACCTCGCCACTGCGGGCTATATCCTTTGCCCGGGCAATATCATGGCCCGCAACCCGGACTACCATCACACCCTCGGTGAATGGCAGACCGTGTTGCAACGCATCTGTGAGCGGCCGAACCAGACCCATGGACGCTGGGCGAATATCTTCTTCGATTTCTCCCTGCTGCACGGCGATACACACCTTTGCGAAAAGCTGTGGCAGCATTCGCTGGACACCCTGGCGAAGGAGTCGCGCCTGCTTCGCTTCATGGCGGCGGACGATGCCGAGGGTCGGCCGGCACTAGGTTGGTTCAATCGGCTGGTCACTGCGGATGACGAACGTCGCAAGGGCCGTGTCGATGTCAAGCGCAATGGCTTGAGGCTGATCTGCGATGCCGCGAGAATCTTTGCGCTGGGTGCCGGCCTCTCGGAAACCGGTACCATCGAACGTCTGCGCGCGCTGGTCCGACAGGGTACCCTGTCACCAGATTTCGCGGACTCGGTGACGGCGGCCCATGAGCAGTTCATGGATCTCCTGTTCAGCCACCAACTCGAGCAGGTGGAACAAGGCATCGAGCCGGATAAACTCATCGATCCTTCCCGGCTCAACGCGCTCAGTCGCGAGAGCCTGCGCATGGCCATGCACGCGGTCAAACGCTTTCAGGATCGACTGCAGGGGCAGTACAGCCCTTGA
- the acs gene encoding acetate--CoA ligase — MSNAKIYPVPAETAKNANITREQYQEMYRRSLDDADNFWAEQADERLHWFKKWDTVNGSDLNKGVIKWFEGGKINAAYNCLDRHLEKRGSQTAIIWEKDDPKADAEHITYRDLHERVSRFANALKARGVKKGDRVCIYLPMIPEAAVAMLACARIGAVHSVVFGGFSPQALQDRVLDSDCHVVVTADESVRGGRNFPLKANADQALQKCPDVNTVFVVKRTGGKVDWQEGRDVWYHEAVKDASADCPAEETDAEDPLFILYTSGSTGKPKGVMHTTGGYLLGASMTHEYVFDYKDGEVYWCTADVGWVTGHTYIVYGPLANGAITLMFEGVPTFPDAGRFWDVVDKHDVAIFYTAPTAIRALMGQGNDFVTRSSRKSLRLLGTVGEPINPEAWEWYNNVVGDKRCPIVDTWWQTETGSILITPLPGATDLKPGSATLPFFGVEPQLVDNDGNLLDGAVAGNLCLARSWPSMMRTVYGDHQRFIETYLSTYKGKYFTGDGARRDEDGYYWITGRVDDVLNVSGHRMGTAEIESALVLHAAVAEAAVVGFPHDVKGQGIYAYVTLMSGKEPTDELKKELNDLIRKEIGAIAKPDFIQWAPGLPKTRSGKIMRRILRKVACNELDSLGDTSTLADPSVVDDLIEDRANR, encoded by the coding sequence ATGTCGAACGCGAAGATCTACCCTGTACCGGCGGAAACCGCCAAGAACGCCAACATTACGCGCGAGCAGTACCAGGAAATGTACCGCCGCTCCCTGGATGATGCCGACAACTTCTGGGCAGAGCAGGCGGACGAGCGCCTTCACTGGTTCAAGAAGTGGGATACGGTCAACGGCTCGGATCTCAACAAGGGCGTCATCAAATGGTTTGAGGGCGGCAAGATCAACGCGGCCTACAACTGCCTCGACCGCCATCTTGAAAAGCGCGGTTCCCAGACTGCCATCATCTGGGAGAAAGACGACCCCAAGGCTGACGCCGAACATATTACCTATCGAGATTTGCACGAGCGCGTCTCCCGTTTTGCCAACGCGCTGAAAGCCCGCGGTGTGAAGAAAGGTGACCGGGTCTGCATTTACCTGCCGATGATTCCCGAGGCGGCGGTGGCCATGCTGGCCTGCGCCCGCATCGGCGCGGTCCATTCAGTGGTGTTCGGTGGCTTCTCGCCACAGGCCCTGCAGGACCGGGTGCTGGATTCCGACTGTCATGTGGTGGTGACCGCTGACGAAAGCGTCCGAGGCGGCCGTAACTTCCCCCTCAAGGCCAATGCCGACCAGGCCCTGCAGAAGTGTCCGGACGTGAACACGGTGTTCGTGGTGAAGCGCACCGGTGGCAAGGTCGATTGGCAGGAAGGTCGCGACGTCTGGTATCACGAAGCCGTGAAAGATGCGTCCGCCGACTGTCCCGCCGAGGAGACCGACGCCGAGGATCCGTTGTTCATCCTCTACACCTCGGGTTCCACCGGCAAACCCAAGGGCGTGATGCACACCACGGGCGGGTACCTGCTCGGCGCCAGCATGACCCACGAGTACGTCTTCGACTACAAGGACGGCGAGGTCTACTGGTGCACCGCGGATGTGGGATGGGTCACCGGCCACACCTACATCGTCTATGGTCCACTGGCCAATGGCGCCATCACGCTGATGTTCGAGGGTGTGCCGACATTCCCGGATGCCGGGCGTTTCTGGGACGTTGTCGACAAGCATGACGTGGCCATCTTCTATACGGCTCCGACAGCCATCCGGGCGCTGATGGGCCAGGGGAACGATTTCGTGACCCGCAGCAGCCGCAAGTCCCTGCGCCTGCTCGGCACCGTCGGTGAGCCCATCAACCCGGAAGCCTGGGAGTGGTACAACAACGTGGTGGGCGACAAGCGCTGCCCCATCGTGGACACCTGGTGGCAAACCGAAACCGGCTCGATCCTGATCACGCCGCTGCCCGGTGCCACCGATCTCAAGCCCGGCTCCGCCACCCTGCCCTTCTTCGGGGTTGAACCGCAGCTGGTGGACAACGACGGAAACCTGCTGGACGGCGCGGTCGCCGGCAACCTATGCCTGGCCCGTTCCTGGCCCTCCATGATGCGGACCGTCTACGGCGACCATCAACGGTTCATCGAGACCTACCTGTCCACCTACAAGGGCAAGTACTTCACCGGGGACGGCGCTCGTCGCGACGAAGACGGCTACTACTGGATCACCGGTCGCGTGGATGACGTGCTCAATGTCTCCGGGCACCGTATGGGGACCGCCGAAATCGAAAGCGCCCTGGTGCTGCATGCAGCAGTGGCCGAGGCGGCGGTGGTAGGCTTCCCCCACGACGTGAAGGGTCAGGGCATCTACGCCTATGTCACCCTGATGTCGGGGAAAGAACCCACCGACGAATTGAAGAAGGAACTCAACGACCTGATTCGGAAGGAAATCGGCGCCATCGCCAAGCCGGACTTCATCCAGTGGGCACCCGGCCTGCCGAAAACCCGCTCTGGCAAGATCATGCGTCGCATTCTGCGCAAGGTTGCCTGCAACGAGTTGGACAGTCTGGGTGACACCAGCACGCTGGCGGATCCCTCGGTGGTGGACGATCTCATCGAAGATCGTGCGAACCGCTGA
- a CDS encoding tetratricopeptide repeat protein encodes MEANRTYRILMVIAVSLTLAWVAWSIWDGMLQRGGGPGDMAYHAANQAFEQQNYERAIREYNRALEQNPEHVAAMRGLANATMMAGDYERAEGYFDAAIDMDPEFAGTYANRGILRDRMGEHRQALTDYEFAMALDPSVTEGPGWLTRFFRLQPDPPPTIADRAAYLRYQFTLPEDQRRLSDPERDGEQRPYRL; translated from the coding sequence ATGGAGGCTAACCGCACATATCGAATCCTGATGGTGATTGCAGTCAGCCTGACCCTGGCGTGGGTGGCCTGGTCCATCTGGGATGGCATGTTGCAGCGCGGCGGCGGGCCGGGGGATATGGCCTATCATGCCGCCAATCAGGCCTTCGAGCAGCAAAACTACGAGCGTGCCATTCGCGAGTACAACCGGGCCCTGGAGCAGAACCCGGAGCATGTCGCCGCCATGCGCGGCCTCGCCAACGCAACCATGATGGCGGGTGATTATGAGCGGGCCGAGGGCTACTTCGACGCTGCCATCGACATGGACCCGGAGTTTGCGGGTACGTATGCCAATCGCGGCATTCTCCGCGATCGGATGGGTGAGCATCGGCAGGCGCTGACGGACTACGAGTTCGCCATGGCGCTTGATCCATCAGTCACCGAGGGGCCTGGCTGGCTGACCCGTTTCTTCCGGCTGCAACCCGACCCGCCGCCAACCATCGCTGACCGCGCAGCCTATCTGCGTTATCAATTCACGCTGCCGGAGGATCAACGCCGTCTGTCTGATCCGGAACGCGATGGTGAGCAGCGTCCCTACAGGCTCTGA